The following coding sequences lie in one Flavobacterium sediminis genomic window:
- a CDS encoding glycerophosphodiester phosphodiesterase gives MFYIIGHRGASGHITENTLESIQRALDLNVDAIEIDVHVCASGEVVVFHDFTLDRLTDTIGAISDFSLEELKKIKIKDTFYIPTLEEVLHLVNRKCWINIELKGEHTAVPVFKILEKYISDKNWETGDFVISSFQYSELKTFSQFNSEIPVAVLTQASIDQAIELAVEFKASAIHPHFSLLTKESCDKAKEMGFKINTWTVNNFEDIEHIKRFPIDGIITDFPDRI, from the coding sequence ATGTTTTATATAATTGGACACCGGGGAGCTTCGGGACATATAACCGAAAATACACTTGAATCTATTCAAAGAGCATTAGATTTAAACGTTGATGCTATTGAAATAGATGTTCATGTCTGTGCTTCCGGAGAAGTGGTTGTTTTTCATGATTTTACTTTAGATAGATTGACCGATACCATCGGGGCTATTTCCGATTTCAGTCTGGAGGAATTAAAAAAGATCAAAATAAAAGATACATTTTATATTCCGACCTTAGAAGAAGTGCTGCATCTGGTCAATAGAAAATGCTGGATTAATATCGAGTTAAAAGGAGAACATACAGCAGTTCCTGTTTTTAAGATTTTAGAAAAATATATTTCAGATAAAAACTGGGAAACCGGCGATTTCGTCATTTCCAGCTTTCAATATTCCGAATTAAAAACATTTTCTCAATTCAATTCTGAAATCCCTGTTGCAGTGCTGACTCAGGCGAGCATAGATCAGGCAATAGAATTGGCTGTCGAATTCAAAGCCTCGGCAATTCACCCACATTTTTCGTTATTGACTAAAGAGAGTTGTGATAAAGCGAAAGAAATGGGCTTTAAGATCAATACATGGACAGTCAATAATTTTGAAGATATTGAGCACATAAAACGATTCCCGATAGATGGAATAATAACCGATTTTCCGGATAGAATATGA
- a CDS encoding type III pantothenate kinase: MLLTLDAGNTLIKCAVFENDRMLEKFTFAFSDAEKKIQKIFSQYPEITHSIYSSVIIGDSQLVETLKKYSQLFQIDHRFSFPFQNLYTTQTTLGIDRMVLSAGASLLYPNENKLIIGTGTCITYDFVNSKNEYLGGAISPGIQMRYKSLNNYTSKLPLLEKEIPEDFIGNSTNNAIHSGVMNGIIYEIEGFISQYFLKYKDLTIILTGGDTDFLAKSLKSTIFANSNFLLESLNLIFTHCTNND, from the coding sequence ATGCTTTTAACACTTGATGCCGGAAATACGCTCATCAAATGCGCTGTTTTTGAGAACGATAGAATGTTAGAAAAATTTACTTTCGCTTTTTCCGATGCTGAAAAAAAAATTCAAAAAATTTTTTCTCAGTATCCTGAAATAACCCATTCTATCTATTCTTCGGTAATAATCGGGGATTCGCAACTAGTAGAAACACTCAAAAAGTATTCACAGCTATTTCAAATCGATCACCGATTTTCATTCCCTTTTCAAAATCTATATACAACTCAGACCACTCTCGGCATTGACCGGATGGTTTTATCAGCCGGTGCCAGTTTACTCTACCCGAATGAAAATAAATTAATCATCGGAACCGGAACCTGTATCACATACGATTTTGTCAATTCAAAGAATGAATATTTAGGAGGTGCCATTTCTCCCGGAATTCAGATGCGATACAAAAGCTTAAACAATTATACTTCAAAACTTCCGTTATTAGAAAAAGAAATTCCGGAAGACTTTATTGGTAACAGCACGAACAACGCTATTCACTCAGGAGTTATGAACGGAATTATCTATGAAATTGAGGGGTTCATTTCCCAATATTTTCTTAAATATAAAGATTTAACAATTATTTTAACAGGTGGCGACACAGATTTTTTGGCTAAAAGCTTAAAAAGCACCATATTTGCCAATTCAAATTTTCTTCTGGAAAGTTTGAATCTAATTTTTACACATTGTACAAATAATGATTAA
- a CDS encoding tetratricopeptide repeat protein — protein sequence MRTKLTLLALALSVFSFAQNVDCAETLSLMATSVKAKDVAAYDYLNSLRKECPTYDYRTYAYGVFAIKQKIEKATNNTEKETYVRDLLKLYDEYQQYFPQKISGVDMKKGLDLFNYEVGTKEEVFNYFDKAFKNDLANFNSTKALYAYFEILVNDHKANKGVTLQQVFDKYDDISDKLSELKESDSNDLDKLLEKEEAGQALDSKEVKAKNKLEGNIEDIGIVTSSMDAIIVELSTCDKLIPFYQKGFEANKSNEQWLKRAADRLEAKECDSDPLFSKISEALYQLNPSADAAYKLGVVEAQKKNTSKALEYFNKAADMYTDNTKKAAVYYRIATMYSKSNKSQARNYARKALKVKPSYGKAYLLIAQIYGNSINECGNDQFEKRAMYWLAAQYADKAGAVDPSLKSAANKMASGYRAAAPTRTEIFQSGRAGQRIAFNCWVGESVLVPSL from the coding sequence ATGAGAACTAAATTAACTTTATTAGCCCTTGCTTTAAGCGTGTTTTCATTCGCACAAAACGTTGATTGTGCCGAAACTTTAAGCCTTATGGCAACTTCTGTTAAAGCTAAGGATGTAGCAGCTTACGACTATTTAAACAGCTTGAGAAAAGAATGTCCGACTTATGACTACAGAACTTATGCTTATGGTGTATTTGCTATCAAGCAAAAAATTGAAAAAGCAACAAACAACACAGAGAAAGAAACGTATGTTCGTGATCTGTTAAAATTGTATGATGAATACCAACAATATTTCCCGCAAAAAATAAGCGGTGTCGACATGAAGAAAGGATTAGATCTTTTCAATTATGAAGTTGGTACTAAAGAAGAGGTTTTTAATTATTTTGACAAAGCTTTCAAAAATGACTTAGCTAATTTCAATAGTACTAAAGCTTTATACGCTTACTTTGAGATTTTAGTTAACGATCACAAAGCAAACAAAGGTGTTACTTTACAGCAAGTATTTGACAAATATGATGACATCTCTGACAAGTTAAGTGAATTAAAAGAATCTGACTCTAATGATTTAGACAAATTGTTAGAAAAGGAAGAAGCAGGTCAGGCTCTTGACAGCAAAGAAGTAAAAGCTAAAAACAAGTTAGAAGGCAACATTGAAGATATCGGTATTGTTACTTCAAGTATGGATGCTATCATCGTAGAACTTTCTACTTGTGATAAATTAATTCCTTTTTACCAAAAAGGTTTTGAAGCAAACAAATCTAACGAACAATGGTTAAAACGTGCTGCTGACCGTTTAGAGGCAAAAGAGTGCGACTCAGATCCTTTATTCTCTAAAATATCAGAAGCTTTATACCAATTGAATCCAAGTGCTGATGCTGCTTATAAATTAGGTGTTGTGGAAGCTCAGAAGAAAAATACTTCTAAGGCTTTAGAATATTTCAACAAAGCAGCTGATATGTACACTGATAATACTAAAAAAGCTGCTGTATATTACAGAATAGCTACGATGTATTCTAAATCAAATAAAAGTCAGGCCAGAAACTATGCTCGTAAAGCTTTAAAAGTAAAACCTTCTTACGGTAAAGCATATTTATTGATCGCTCAGATTTACGGAAACAGTATTAACGAATGTGGTAATGACCAATTTGAAAAAAGAGCAATGTACTGGTTAGCGGCTCAATATGCTGATAAAGCCGGTGCAGTTGATCCGTCTTTGAAAAGCGCAGCTAACAAAATGGCTTCGGGTTACAGAGCCGCTGCTCCTACAAGAACTGAAATTTTCCAATCAGGAAGAGCAGGACAAAGAATCGCGTTCAACTGTTGGGTTGGTGAAAGCGTTTTAGTGCCAAGCCTATAA
- the lptC gene encoding LPS export ABC transporter periplasmic protein LptC yields the protein MKLYFRNNILIMVTTLFVVTMFFSCETTLKDKQKFNKSSFLPISEADSINLKYTDSGKIKSTLRSPKMLDYSQIENPFTEFPKGVLVTIYDNQNNITTIKSDYAIRYKMTDIIDLQGNVVITSYDGKKMETSQLYFDQKNEWFFTEKFFKYSDGEGGYLQGPGVDFSRDFKIFNMQNSSGEVTTVE from the coding sequence ATGAAATTATATTTCAGAAATAATATCTTAATCATGGTCACGACACTATTTGTCGTGACTATGTTTTTTTCATGCGAAACTACTTTAAAAGACAAACAGAAATTCAACAAATCATCCTTTTTACCTATTAGTGAAGCAGATTCCATCAATTTGAAGTATACCGATTCCGGCAAAATAAAATCTACTTTACGCAGCCCGAAAATGTTGGATTACAGTCAAATTGAAAATCCTTTTACAGAATTCCCTAAAGGCGTTTTGGTTACTATTTACGATAACCAGAATAATATTACCACCATTAAATCAGATTATGCCATTCGTTACAAAATGACCGACATCATCGACCTACAGGGCAATGTGGTCATCACTTCTTATGATGGTAAAAAAATGGAAACTTCTCAATTGTATTTTGATCAAAAGAATGAATGGTTTTTCACAGAAAAATTCTTCAAATATTCTGACGGGGAAGGCGGTTACCTTCAAGGTCCCGGTGTAGACTTCAGTCGTGATTTTAAAATCTTCAACATGCAAAACAGTAGTGGTGAAGTTACAACCGTAGAATAA
- a CDS encoding hemolysin family protein, with protein MEVVIIIVCLILSAFFSGMEIAYVSSNKVFLSLEKKQNNFNAQILAKITEKPSQFITAMLVGNNVVLVIYGIYSGDLIMDWLNSFSIGFSSFTNLLLQTLISTAIILITAEFLPKVFFQIYANNFMKLFAFPSYLFYHLFYWVSLFIIWISDFVLKRFFKTEGDQVQDYFSKVELGNFISEQMNGVSDEDEIDSEIQIFQNALEFSDLKARDIMTPRTEIAGVDILDSVEDLRQLFIETGYSKIVVYQNSIDDILGYVHSFELFKKPKTIKSVMIPMEFVPETIYIKDLLNILTKKRKSMAIILDEYGGTSGIVTVEDIIEELFGEIEDEHDLDEELIEEQLEENIYLFSARLEVEILNEKYNLNIPESDSYSTLGGFIVHNTKEIPQNEEKIQIENFEITIHSASNKKIELVRFCVKEEKL; from the coding sequence ATGGAAGTGGTCATAATTATCGTCTGTTTAATACTTTCTGCTTTTTTTTCAGGCATGGAGATCGCCTATGTTTCTTCAAACAAAGTCTTTCTGTCATTAGAGAAAAAGCAAAACAATTTCAACGCTCAGATCTTAGCTAAAATAACGGAAAAACCTTCGCAATTCATCACAGCAATGCTTGTAGGCAACAATGTGGTCTTAGTGATCTACGGAATCTATTCAGGTGACCTGATCATGGATTGGCTTAATTCTTTTTCTATCGGTTTTTCCTCATTTACCAATCTGCTTTTACAGACCCTTATTTCGACTGCGATCATCCTGATCACAGCCGAGTTCTTACCGAAAGTATTCTTTCAGATCTATGCTAATAATTTCATGAAGCTTTTTGCTTTTCCTTCTTATCTGTTTTACCATCTTTTCTATTGGGTTTCCCTTTTCATCATATGGATATCCGATTTCGTTTTAAAAAGATTCTTCAAAACAGAAGGCGATCAGGTTCAGGATTATTTCAGCAAGGTAGAATTAGGAAACTTCATATCAGAACAAATGAACGGCGTAAGCGATGAGGATGAAATTGACTCAGAGATACAGATCTTCCAAAATGCTTTAGAGTTTTCTGATTTAAAAGCCCGGGATATCATGACGCCCCGAACTGAAATTGCGGGTGTCGACATATTGGATTCTGTTGAAGATTTACGCCAATTATTCATAGAAACCGGCTATTCCAAAATTGTGGTCTATCAAAATTCCATTGACGATATTTTAGGTTACGTTCATTCTTTCGAATTGTTTAAAAAACCGAAAACCATTAAATCAGTCATGATCCCTATGGAATTTGTTCCGGAAACGATTTACATAAAAGACCTACTCAATATTTTAACCAAAAAGCGAAAAAGTATGGCCATTATTCTGGACGAATACGGCGGAACTTCAGGTATTGTTACAGTAGAAGATATCATTGAAGAACTTTTTGGTGAAATTGAAGACGAACACGATTTAGACGAAGAGCTGATAGAAGAACAACTGGAAGAAAATATTTATTTATTTTCTGCGCGTTTAGAAGTGGAGATCCTTAACGAAAAGTACAATCTTAACATCCCCGAATCAGACTCATACAGTACTCTCGGAGGGTTTATTGTACACAACACTAAGGAAATACCACAAAATGAAGAAAAGATACAAATCGAAAACTTTGAAATAACCATTCATTCAGCAAGCAATAAAAAAATTGAATTGGTTCGTTTTTGCGTTAAAGAAGAAAAATTATAA
- a CDS encoding peptidylprolyl isomerase, producing MAVLGKIRQKTGLLIFLIALALIIFVVQGALENGFFGSNANNIGSVNGTDIDAQTFMRKVAQVEKQNQNMSNTQAMNNVWEQELRGIIVGEQVEKLGLGIADDQLINVIKTNPYFSQNPQFLNAAGQFDEAKFKEFVKSIKNDQNQDRWAEWQNFENEVEKSAIEQLYFNLIKGSIYTTKAEGKFKHVAENKKVDFEYVTVPYNTINNDEVKVSDDEIIAYMKEHPKQYKSDATRAIDYVLFENKASKEDEDLVGKTINEVLYGNVEFNKKTQKNDTIPAFKDVVNVAEFVNKYSDIKFDSTYLAKKELPLDYQEQLFNLGKGEVFGPYLFSNHQCVSRMLDRKPNASAKASHILISFEGAERSTATRTKDEAQALANELLVKVKANPNEFASLAAANSDDPGSKNNGGVYDNIAPGQMVPTFNDFVFNNPVGTTGIVETDFGFHVIKVLDKYDAVLLATVAQSIEPSETTIDAIYTKASKFEALANEKKFDEAAKEVEATIVPASNLKASDEYVAGLGAQREIVRWAFNDDTNNGDVRRFDVPQGYVVAVLKDKNETGLLSIDVARQSVGNILMNKKKAEIIKKKMSGATLEDVSKATGSSMILASGVATSSPFIPNIGSEPKVIGTAFDLEAGKTSKLIDGNTGVFMIRTKSITDAPEAANVNSYVETELTQQQNAAQMRAYQALKEKAKIEDERARF from the coding sequence ATGGCAGTTTTAGGTAAAATTAGACAAAAAACAGGACTACTTATATTCTTAATAGCACTTGCGCTAATCATCTTTGTAGTTCAAGGAGCTTTAGAGAATGGTTTTTTTGGTTCTAATGCAAACAATATCGGTTCTGTAAACGGAACAGATATCGATGCACAAACTTTCATGCGCAAAGTAGCTCAGGTTGAGAAACAAAACCAGAACATGAGCAACACTCAGGCAATGAACAACGTTTGGGAACAGGAATTAAGAGGTATTATCGTAGGTGAACAAGTTGAGAAATTAGGACTTGGCATTGCTGATGACCAATTAATCAACGTTATCAAAACCAACCCTTACTTTTCACAAAATCCGCAATTTTTAAATGCTGCCGGACAATTTGACGAAGCAAAATTCAAAGAATTCGTTAAGTCAATCAAGAACGACCAAAACCAAGATCGTTGGGCTGAATGGCAAAATTTTGAAAATGAGGTAGAAAAATCTGCAATTGAGCAATTGTATTTTAACCTGATCAAAGGAAGTATCTATACTACCAAAGCAGAAGGAAAATTCAAACATGTTGCTGAAAATAAAAAAGTAGATTTTGAATATGTTACTGTACCTTACAACACGATCAATAATGACGAAGTAAAAGTTTCAGACGATGAGATCATTGCTTACATGAAAGAGCACCCGAAACAATACAAGTCTGATGCTACAAGAGCTATTGATTATGTTTTATTTGAAAACAAAGCTTCTAAAGAAGACGAAGATCTTGTGGGGAAAACCATTAACGAGGTTCTATACGGAAATGTTGAATTCAACAAAAAAACTCAAAAGAACGACACTATTCCTGCATTCAAGGATGTAGTAAATGTTGCTGAGTTTGTAAACAAATATTCAGACATTAAATTTGATTCTACTTATTTAGCTAAAAAAGAATTACCTCTTGACTATCAGGAGCAATTATTCAATTTAGGAAAAGGTGAAGTATTCGGACCTTATTTGTTTAGCAATCACCAATGTGTTTCAAGAATGTTAGACAGAAAGCCTAATGCAAGCGCAAAAGCAAGTCACATTCTGATCAGTTTTGAAGGAGCTGAACGTTCGACTGCTACCCGAACTAAAGATGAGGCTCAGGCATTAGCAAACGAATTATTAGTTAAAGTAAAAGCTAACCCTAATGAATTTGCTTCTCTGGCTGCTGCTAACAGTGATGATCCGGGTTCTAAAAACAACGGAGGTGTTTATGACAATATTGCACCGGGGCAAATGGTTCCTACTTTCAATGATTTTGTTTTCAACAACCCTGTAGGTACTACCGGTATAGTTGAAACTGATTTCGGTTTCCACGTGATTAAGGTATTAGACAAATACGATGCTGTTCTATTAGCAACTGTAGCACAAAGTATAGAGCCTTCAGAAACAACTATTGACGCTATCTACACTAAAGCAAGTAAATTTGAAGCTTTAGCCAATGAAAAGAAATTTGACGAAGCAGCTAAAGAAGTTGAAGCTACTATTGTTCCTGCATCTAACTTAAAAGCTTCAGACGAATATGTAGCCGGTTTAGGCGCACAAAGAGAAATTGTTCGTTGGGCTTTTAACGATGACACCAACAATGGTGATGTAAGACGTTTTGATGTACCACAAGGTTATGTTGTAGCTGTTTTAAAAGACAAAAACGAAACCGGTTTATTATCAATCGATGTGGCAAGACAATCTGTTGGAAACATCTTAATGAATAAGAAAAAGGCAGAGATCATCAAGAAAAAAATGTCAGGAGCTACTTTAGAAGACGTTTCTAAAGCTACCGGATCATCTATGATTTTAGCTTCAGGTGTTGCTACTTCAAGTCCTTTTATTCCGAACATCGGTAGTGAGCCGAAAGTTATCGGAACTGCATTTGATCTTGAAGCCGGTAAAACATCTAAATTAATCGATGGTAACACAGGTGTTTTCATGATCCGAACTAAGAGTATAACTGATGCTCCGGAGGCTGCAAATGTTAATTCGTATGTAGAAACCGAGCTTACTCAACAACAAAATGCTGCACAAATGAGAGCTTATCAAGCACTTAAAGAAAAAGCTAAAATTGAAGACGAAAGAGCACGATTTTAA
- a CDS encoding site-specific integrase yields the protein MEQTKKSTFKLLFYLKKNELKKNGNAPIMARITIDGTPKTLGTKLEIDPNNWDLKYGRVEGKSATALSINKKLDNIRGRIDKIYEDMLKHEGFATAQKVKLSFLGVGVMDDAILKVFNDQNEDFKKLVEKEERSQSTYNKYITVYNHLTTFIKERYHRDDMAFRELTADFIREFDFYLRYDLQSSHNTVWVYTMPVLSLVELAIKKGLIRDNPFQDYEISMEETDRGYILKEDVERFMLCVPSHPRYELVKDLFIFSCFTGLAYADIKKLTRNNIQSFFDGHQWIISKRKKSDVASNVRLMEIPKRIIEKYQGTTRNEFIFPVPTNATCNTHVGKLIGKAEIITEQKVTFHTARHTFGTMFLTEGVPLESLSKMMGHKNIATTQIYAKITSQKISKDMDLVAPKFQAMEEAFLTAI from the coding sequence ATGGAGCAGACAAAAAAATCGACGTTCAAACTGCTTTTCTATCTGAAAAAGAACGAACTGAAAAAGAATGGTAACGCCCCAATTATGGCACGTATTACCATTGATGGAACACCTAAAACTTTGGGAACAAAGTTAGAAATTGACCCTAATAATTGGGATTTAAAATACGGAAGAGTTGAGGGCAAAAGTGCCACAGCTTTGAGCATTAACAAAAAACTGGACAATATACGAGGGCGTATTGACAAGATATATGAAGATATGCTGAAGCACGAGGGCTTTGCTACTGCCCAAAAAGTAAAATTATCTTTTTTGGGTGTAGGTGTAATGGATGATGCAATACTAAAAGTCTTTAACGACCAAAATGAAGATTTTAAAAAATTGGTTGAAAAGGAAGAACGCTCCCAGAGTACCTATAATAAATATATCACTGTTTACAATCATCTTACCACATTTATAAAAGAGCGTTATCATCGTGATGATATGGCTTTTCGGGAATTGACTGCCGACTTTATTCGTGAGTTTGATTTTTATCTTCGATATGATTTACAGTCCTCTCATAATACGGTCTGGGTTTACACAATGCCTGTATTAAGTCTGGTTGAATTGGCTATTAAGAAAGGTTTGATACGTGATAATCCGTTTCAGGATTATGAAATTAGTATGGAAGAAACCGACAGAGGGTACATTCTTAAAGAAGATGTTGAAAGATTTATGCTATGCGTACCATCGCACCCACGCTATGAACTTGTAAAAGACCTTTTTATTTTCAGTTGCTTTACCGGACTTGCATACGCAGATATTAAAAAATTGACAAGAAACAATATTCAATCATTCTTTGATGGACATCAGTGGATTATCAGCAAGAGGAAAAAATCAGATGTTGCATCCAATGTTCGACTAATGGAAATACCAAAACGCATCATTGAAAAATATCAGGGCACAACAAGAAATGAATTTATCTTCCCCGTTCCGACCAATGCAACCTGTAATACCCACGTAGGTAAATTGATTGGAAAAGCAGAAATTATTACAGAACAAAAAGTAACCTTTCATACGGCAAGACATACTTTTGGAACAATGTTCTTGACCGAGGGTGTACCACTTGAAAGCCTTAGCAAAATGATGGGACATAAAAATATTGCTACTACTCAGATTTATGCTAAAATCACAAGCCAGAAAATCAGTAAGGATATGGACTTAGTTGCCCCAAAATTTCAAGCTATGGAAGAAGCATTTTTAACAGCAATCTGA
- a CDS encoding single-stranded DNA-binding protein gives MNIIGRLTKDAEVRTLSNEKQVVNFSVATNESYRNKQGERVEQTTYFDCAYWLSAKVANLLTKGTLVELTGRVSTRAWIGKDGEARSGLNFNTSQIKLHGGSKKVETVQATAAQSESNGFTAQGVNDDLPF, from the coding sequence ATGAACATCATAGGAAGACTGACAAAAGATGCGGAAGTACGCACATTGTCGAACGAAAAACAGGTAGTAAACTTCTCAGTTGCGACCAACGAAAGCTACCGTAACAAACAGGGCGAACGTGTAGAGCAAACAACCTATTTCGATTGTGCCTACTGGCTATCGGCAAAAGTAGCAAACCTGCTTACAAAAGGCACATTGGTAGAACTCACGGGCAGGGTAAGCACAAGGGCGTGGATAGGCAAAGACGGCGAAGCACGTTCGGGGCTAAACTTCAATACCTCACAAATCAAATTACACGGAGGTAGCAAGAAAGTAGAAACCGTACAGGCTACTGCTGCACAATCTGAAAGCAACGGATTTACAGCGCAGGGAGTAAATGACGACCTCCCATTTTAA